One region of Oryza sativa Japonica Group chromosome 5, ASM3414082v1 genomic DNA includes:
- the LOC4339566 gene encoding dynamin-related protein 5A, with amino-acid sequence MENLISLVNKLQRACTALGDHGEESALPTLWDSLPAIAVVGGQSSGKSSVLESVVGKDFLPRGSGIVTRRPLVLQLHRIDGDREYAEFMHLPRKRFTDFALVRKEIADETDRETGRSKQISSVPIHLSIYSPNVVNLTLIDLPGLTKVAVEGQPDSIVQDIENMVRSFIEKPNCIILAVSPANQDLATSDAIKISREVDPKGERTFGVLTKIDLMDKGTDAVDILEGRSYRLQQQWIGVVNRSQQDINKNVDMIAARRREREYFSTTPEYKHLAHRMGSEHLAKSLSKHLETVIKSRIPGLQSLITKTIAELETELNRLGKPIATDAGGKLYTIMEICRMFDGIYKEHLDGVRPGGEKIYHVFDNQFPVAIKRLQFDKQLAMENVKKLITEADGYQPHLIAPEQGYRRLIESCLVSIRGPAEAAVDAVHAILKELVHKAINETHELKQFPTLRVEVGNAAFESLDRMRDESKKNTLKLVDMECSYLTVDFFRKLPQDVEKGGNPSHSIFDRYNDSYLRRIGTTVLAYINMVCSTLRNSIPKSIVYCQVREAKRSLLDHFFTELGAREIKQLSKLLDEDPAVMERRTNLAKRLELYRSAQAEIDAVAWSK; translated from the exons atGGAGAACCTGATCTCGCTCGTCAACAAGCTGCAGCGGGCCTGCACCGCCCTCGGCGACCACGGCGAGGAGAGCGCCCTCCCCACCCTCTGGGACTCGCTgccggccatcgccgtcgtcggagGCCAG AGTTCGGGTAAATCCTCGGTGCTGGAGAGCGTTGTTGGGAAGGATTTCCTACCAAGAGGCTCAG GCATTGTCACCCGTCGTCCCTTGGTGCTGCAGCTTCATAGGATCGACGGAGACAGAGAATATGCAGAGTTCATGCACCTTCCCAGGAAGAGATTCACTGATTTCG CTCTTGTGAGGAAGGAGATAGCTGATGAAACTGACAGAGAAACTGGTCGTTCAAAGCAAATATCATCGGTCCCTATTCATTTAAGCATATATTCTCCAAATG TTGTGAACCTGACTCTTATCGATCTTCCTGGGCTTACTAAAGTTGCTGTTG AGGGTCAGCCTGACAGTATTGTTCAGGACATTGAAAACATGGTTCGCTCGTTCATAGAAAAG CCCAATTGTATCATTCTGGCTGTTTCTCCAGCCAATCAGGATCTTGCAACTTCTGATGCAATTAAGATTTCACGGGAAGTTGACCCCAAAG GTGAAAGGACGTTTGGTGTGCTTACAAAAATTGATCTAATGGACAAGGGCACCGATGCTGTTGAT ATATTGGAAGGCAGATCATACCGGCTCCAACAACAATGGATTGGTGTCGTCAATCGATCTCAGCAGGATATCAACAAGAATGTGGACATGATTGCTGCTAGGCGCAGAGAGCGTGAATATTTTTCAACTACGCCAGAATACAAGCACCTTGCTCATAGGATGGGATCAGAACATTTAGCAAAGAGTCTCTCGAAG CATTTGGAGACTGTTATTAAGTCAAGAATCCCAGGGCTCCAATCTCTCATTACAAAGACAATTGCCGAACTGGAGACAGAACTTAATCGACTTGGGAAGCCCATTGCTACAGATGCTGGA GGAAAGCTGTACACGATCATGGAAATATGCCGCATGTTTGATGGTATCTACAAAGAACATCTGGATGGAGT GCGTCCTGGTGGTGAGAAAATCTATCATGTCTTTGACAATCAGTTTCCTGTAGCCATTAAACGGTTGCAGTTTGACAAACAACTGGCAATGGAAAATGTGAAAAAGCTCATAACGGAGGCTGATGGATACCAACCTCATTTAATAGCTCCAGAGCAAGGATATCGACGGCTCATAGAGTCTTGTCTTGTTAGTATCAGAGGTCCTGCTGAGGCAGCTGTGGATGCG GTCCATGCGATACTCAAGGAATTAGTGCACAAGGCCATCAATGAAACACAT GAGCTGAAGCAGTTCCCCACTCTTCGTGTGGAAGTAGGCAATGCGGCTTTTGAGTCATTGGACAGAATGAGGGATGAAAGCAAGAAAAACACATTAAAGCTTGTTGATATGGAATGCAGCTACTTAACCGTAGATTTCTTCAGGAAACTTCCCCAGGATGTTGAGAAGGGTGGAAATCCAAGCCACTCTATTTTTGATAGATATAATGATTCTTATCTTAGACGAATTG GAACAACGGTTCTGGCATATATTAACATGGTATGTTCAACCTTGAGGAACTCTATTCCGAAATCTATTGTCTACTGTCAAGTGCGGGAGGCAAAGCGCTCACTGCTCGATCACTTCTTTACTGAATTGGGAGCAAGAGAG ATTAAACAACTTTCTAAGCTTCTTGATGAAGACCCCGCCGTCATGGAACGGAGGACTAATCTTGCGAAGAGGCTGGAGCTATATCGGAGTGCTCAAGCAGAAATTGATGCGGTTGCATGGTCCAAATAG
- the LOC4339562 gene encoding uncharacterized protein, whose translation MGNSLQLPCPCQEATAVATSGVKKRRKKSPATAAVRSSKAAAAASSRHVVPVIDTPGEEEEMRMAWPGCHVEPAVDGGDGMRVKVVMKRKDAAELMARLEERCAVERKAKMVELNAGLRGGHGHGHGGGGARDAWAPRLVAIPEN comes from the coding sequence ATGGGCAACAGCTTGCAGCTGCCATGTCCGTGCCAGGAGGCCACGGCGGTGGCCACCTCGGGAgtcaagaagaggaggaagaagtcgccggccaccgccgctgtcAGGAgcagcaaggcggcggcggcggcgtcgtcgaggcACGTGGTTCCGGTGATAGACAcgccgggggaggaggaggagatgaggaTGGCGTGGCCGGGGTGCCACGTGGAGCcggccgtcgacggcggcgacggcatgcGGGTGAAGGTGGTGATGAAGAGGAAGGACGCGGCGGAGCTGATGGCGAGGCTGGAGGAGCGGTGCGCTGTCGAGAGGAAGGCCAAGATGGTGGAGCTCAACGCCGGGCTccgcggcggccacggccacggtcacggcggcggtggcgccaggGACGCGTGGGCGCCGCGGCTCGTGGCCATACCGGAGAACTAG
- the LOC4339565 gene encoding uncharacterized protein, with amino-acid sequence MEIGRLVRKQTQPGWAPTTRGGGRRRPLALALGRLSSRRPVRCRCLAAMQTSPPPPSVRTVSIPFSDLKERDRDLSGKIEEGLGPNGLGIISIADVPGFPVLRKTLLRLAPKFANLPEDVKKELEDPDSRFNFGWSHGKEKLESGKLDTFKGSFYANPILDAPTTDDVLVRRYPSYCRTNIWPASHLPELEIAFKALGKLMLEVGLMLAHHCDRYVMQQGVGPYDGESLEQTIASSRCHKGRLLYYYPRQFSKQEEGGSVSSWCGWHTDHGSLTGLTCALFTKNSMEIPCPDSAAGLYIRTRDDKVVKVTFEENELAYQVGETTEILSRGRLCATPHCVKAPSSENASNVDRSTFAMFMQPDWDEKLKFPSEIPYHQELIPPNGTLTFGEYSERLVNKYYQGKT; translated from the exons ATGGAGATTGGTCGTCTCGTGCGGAAGCAGACGCAGCCAGGCTGGGCACCAACCacccgaggaggaggaagacgacgaccacTCGCTCTCGCGCTCGGGCGGCTCTCGTCCCGTCGTCCGGTGCGGTGCCGCTGCCTCGCCGCCATGCagacttcgccgccgccgccgtccgtgcgCACGGTCTCCATCCCCTTCTCCGACCTCAAG GAGAGGGATAGGGACCTGAGCGGGAAGATCGAGGAAGGGCTCGGGCCCAACGGGCTCGGGATCATCTCCATTGCTGAC GTGCCTGGTTTTCCCGTGCTAAGGAAAACGTTGCTGCGCCTGGCACCAAA atttgcaAACCTTCCTGAAGATGTGAAGAAAGAACTTGAAGACCCAGACAGCAG GTTTAACTTTGGATGGAGTCATGGGAAAGAGAAACTTGAGTCAGGGAAACTCG ACACATTCAAAGGCTCCTTTTATGCCAACCCAATTTTGGATGCTCCAACCACTGATGATGTACTTGTGAGAAG GTACCCATCTTATTGCCGAACAAATATATGGCCAGCCAGTCATCTTCCTGAGCTCGAAATAG CATTTAAAGCTCTTGGAAAGCTGATGTTGGAAGTTGGCTTGATGTTGGCTCATCATTGTGATCGCTATG TAATGCAGCAAGGAGTGGGACCATATGATGGTGAAAGCCTTGAGCAGACAATTGCCAGCTCAAGGTGTCACAAGGGCCGCCTTCTGTATTACTACCCCCGGCAATTTAG TAAACAAGAGGAAGGTGGTTCTGTTTCATCGTGGTGTGGATGGCATACTGACCATGGATCTTTAACAG GACTTACATGTGCCTTGTTTACGAAAAATTCAATGGAGATCCCCTGTCCTGATAGTGCTGCTGGATTGTATATAAGGACTCGTGATGATAAAGTTGTTAAG GTTACATTTGAGGAGAATGAATTGGCTTACCAAGTTGGAGAAACCACTGAAATACTATCAAGAGGTCGTCTATGTGCAACTCCACACTGTGTGAAG GCCCCCAGCAGTGAAAACGCCTCGAATGTTGATCGTTCGACCTTCGCGATGTTCATGCAACCAGATTG GGATGAAAAGCTCAAGTTTCCAAGTGAAATTCCGTATCATCAAGAG TTGATCCCACCGAATGGAACTCTTACATTCGGGGAGTATTCAGAAAGATTGGTGAACAAGTATTACCAGGGAAAGACATGA
- the LOC9271790 gene encoding large ribosomal subunit protein eL33z yields the protein MKGRQGQRVRLYVRGTILGYKRSKSNQYENTSLLQIEGVNTKEEVGWYAGKRIAYVYKAKTKSNDSTIRCIWGKVTRPHGNSGVVRAKFRSNLPPTSMGKKVRVFMYPSSI from the exons atgaaGGGACGGCAAGGCCAGCGCGTGAGGCTGTACGTCCGCGGCACCATCCTCGGCTACAAGAG GTCGAAGTCGAACCAGTACGAGAACACGTCGCTGCTGCAGATCGAGGGGGTGAACACCAAGGAGGAGGTTGGGTGGTACGCCGGGAAGCGCATCGCCTACGTCTACAAGGCCAAGACGAAGAGCAACGACTCCACCATCCGCTGCATCTGGGGCAAGGTCACCCGCCCGCACGGCAACTCCGGCGTCGTCCGCGCCAAGTTCCGGTCCAACCTCCCGCCCACCTCCATG GGCAAGAAGGTCCGCGTCTTCATGTACCCTAGCAGCATCTAA